The genome window AAACCCTGCGAGGGGTTGGTTATAGCGTGAGTTCAACCTAAATATATGAGATCCCTACGCCGCTATTTAGTTACAGTGCTGATCGCGCTTTTTACGCTGATTAGCTTTGTTGCTGCTTTGCAAAGCTATAAACAAAGCGCCATCAGGGCTGAAGCATTGTTTGATCAGGATTTGCAGGTACTGGCGTCCAGTTTGTCGCAGCAGTATCAGGCTGGCTCACAGCAAGAGTTGGGATTGGCGCTGCAAGTCTGGCAAAAAGGCGAGCTGGTGTATCGCAGTGCTTTGGCGCCTGAAACGTCGATGTCGGACGCTGAAGGTTTTAGTGAGCATAATTTTGCTGGTAAAAGATGGCGGGTGTTTCGTCAGACGCCTACCGATCTGCTGACTGTGATAGTGGCACAACCCTTGAAACAGCGGCAGCAACTGGCGGATGAAGTGATCACAGCCTCTATTTATCCTGTCGTGCTGAGTTTACCGCTGCAAGCCTTATTGATTTGGTTAGTCGTCAGTAAAGCTTTGTCGCCTATCAAACGTTTCTCTGCCCAGCTGTCGTCTAAAAAAGCCAATGATTTAAGCCCGGTAGAGTTAGACCAGGTGCCAGCAGAGCTGGATCAGATGCTAAAAACCACCAATCAGTTATTTGCCCGTTTAGCCGATGCCTTTGAGCGGGAAAAACGTTTTGCCTCAGACGTGGCGCACGAGCTGCGCACCCCATTAAGTGTATTGCAGGTGAATTTGCATAATGCTTCTCAGCAGTGGCAGCGATCAAACATTAGCGACCCTGAAGGTTCCATGTTGGCCTTGCAGGCAGGTGTTGAGCGTATGAGCGCGCTGATCGAACAAATTATGCTGCTCAACCGCACCAACCCCGAACACTTCCAGGCCCGCACTGAACAGCTGGATTTAGCAGGTTTATGCCGTCAGGTGGTGGCCGACTGGTACCCACAAATTGACAGTAAGCAGCAACAAATTGAGCTGCTGGGCCTTGAGCATTTATCACTGAAAGGGGACGCTTTTGCTTTGCGTTTATTAGTCAGCAATCTGGTGGGTAATGCCAGTAAATACAGTGCGGTGGGTGGTTCTATCCAGCTGGAATTGTCTACACAACTATCTAATGAACAACAGCAAGCCATACTGGTGGTGCAGGATAATGGCCCAGGTATAGCGCCGGAAGAATACAGCAGAGTGTTTGACCGTTTTTATCGGGTGGGAGGCGACAGGCACCAATCCGGCACTATAGGTTCAGGTTTGGGTCTGGCTATAGTACGGGATATAGTGGTTTTGCATCAGGGCCGCATTAGCCTTGGGGCCTCTGATTTTAGCAGCGGGTTAAAAGTGACAGTGGAACTGCCCCTTTGAAAAACAAAGAGTTAAGAAAAAACAGTAAAAAAGCATTGCCTATTACAGCATTGTTATTGCTGACTCTGCCTGTTGTAGCGGAGCAAAGCGTATTTGAACTGCAGATTAAAGATCATCTGTTTCTGCCTTCAGTGCTGTATGTGCCCGCTGGTGAAAAAGTGAAGTTGCTGGTGTTGAATCAGGATCCGTCGCCTGAAGAGTTTGAAAGCTTTAGTTTAAACCGCGAAAAAGTGATTTTAGGCAAAGGCAAAGCCACTTTATTCATCGGGCCTTTGCAGCCAGGAAAATACCAGTTTTTTGGCGAATATAATCCGGACAGCGCGCAAGGGGTGTTAATAGCTCTGCCCACAGAAGAGTGGCTTCAGTATAAGGCTAAACATGCTTATTAATACGGTGCTGATGTTTTTACGCGAGCTCTTACCGCTTTGTTTGTTGCTGGCGACGTTGCTGGTATGGCATAGAAGTGTCTGGCGTAGTTTTGCCATGTATTTTGCCTTGCCATCAGTACTGATGCTAAGCCTGATCAGCCTTAAAATGGTATGGATCTCCGAGCAACTGGATGGCCTGGGGTTGGAGCTTTTATACAGCTTTTTGTATCTGAGCTGTTTTGTCTTGCTTTGTATGGCAGCTTTGAAATCAAAGTATGCGCTCTGGAGTTCAGCTTTTGCCGCTGCTTGTCTGTTTAGTATCAGTGGCAGTAACTTATTGTTATATATCTGGTTACCTAGTCAGGCAGAAAACACACCGGCCGATCTGGTGTTAGGTTCAGCTTTGGGAGTAGGTATAGGGGCCAGCATAGCTGTGCTTTGGTATTACTTGCTGACCGAGCTGAAACAGTGGCGTATCCATAGTTTCGCTTTGCTGCTGTCCTTGTCAGGTGCTCGTCAGGTGATGATGGCATCGGCTTTACTTATTCAGTCCGATTGGCTTGTGGCTGGACCACAGCTTTGGCAAACCGAGCAGTTGTTGTCGGAGCAATCTGAATTGGGTTTCTTTTTGCAGGCGCTGATGGGTTATGAAGCCACACCCAGTCTGTCGCAAGTTCTGTTGTATTTGCTGTGTTTTACGGTGTTGTTCTGGTGTTGCAGCTTGATGGAGAAAAAAAGATGAAGCTTTACAGCAAAAAAGCGATGGTGAAGGCTTTGTGTTTTGTTTGTCTGTGCAGCAGCATGCCGGCTTTGGCGGATGGGCGTGTGGTGGATAAGGT of Rheinheimera sp. MM224 contains these proteins:
- a CDS encoding ATP-binding protein, whose translation is MRSLRRYLVTVLIALFTLISFVAALQSYKQSAIRAEALFDQDLQVLASSLSQQYQAGSQQELGLALQVWQKGELVYRSALAPETSMSDAEGFSEHNFAGKRWRVFRQTPTDLLTVIVAQPLKQRQQLADEVITASIYPVVLSLPLQALLIWLVVSKALSPIKRFSAQLSSKKANDLSPVELDQVPAELDQMLKTTNQLFARLADAFEREKRFASDVAHELRTPLSVLQVNLHNASQQWQRSNISDPEGSMLALQAGVERMSALIEQIMLLNRTNPEHFQARTEQLDLAGLCRQVVADWYPQIDSKQQQIELLGLEHLSLKGDAFALRLLVSNLVGNASKYSAVGGSIQLELSTQLSNEQQQAILVVQDNGPGIAPEEYSRVFDRFYRVGGDRHQSGTIGSGLGLAIVRDIVVLHQGRISLGASDFSSGLKVTVELPL
- a CDS encoding cupredoxin domain-containing protein → MKNKELRKNSKKALPITALLLLTLPVVAEQSVFELQIKDHLFLPSVLYVPAGEKVKLLVLNQDPSPEEFESFSLNREKVILGKGKATLFIGPLQPGKYQFFGEYNPDSAQGVLIALPTEEWLQYKAKHAY